The Peribacillus simplex genome contains the following window.
ACACTCGTTCCCAGTCTTTCACGCAGACTTGATTCGCGTTGCTTTATGAATATATCTTTTTTATCTTGTTTCTTAGGTTTGGTTTCACGTGAAACGGTATCATTCAATTGATGTATATATTGCTCCAGCTGTCTGACATTCATTCCTTCTTTGAGGATTTTATCCACTACTGGCTTAAGCATCTCTTTTTTCTTTAAACCCAGTAATGCTCGGCCATGCCCCATGGAAATTTCCCCTTCGGAGATATAACTCCTAATCCCTTCAGGCAAAGATAGCAATCTTACATAGTTCGCGATATGGGGTCGGCTTTTACCCAACCTATTGGCCAGCTGTTCCTGGGTGAAATTCAATTTTTCAAGAAGTGTCTGATAAGCGGCAGCTTCCTCAATTGGATTTAAATCTTCCCGTTGCAGGTTTTCCAAAATCGCCAGTTCCATCATCTGCTGTTCATTCAATTCCCTCACAACAACCGGAACTGTCTTTAAACCAGCTTCCTTGGCAGCACGATAACGCCTCTCCCCAGCAACGATTTCATA
Protein-coding sequences here:
- a CDS encoding ParB/RepB/Spo0J family partition protein, producing MAKGLGKGLNALFTGDISKDEIVREIKLRELRPNPYQPRKSFRLEAIEELKQSIMEHGILQPIIARKSIKGYEIVAGERRYRAAKEAGLKTVPVVVRELNEQQMMELAILENLQREDLNPIEEAAAYQTLLEKLNFTQEQLANRLGKSRPHIANYVRLLSLPEGIRSYISEGEISMGHGRALLGLKKKEMLKPVVDKILKEGMNVRQLEQYIHQLNDTVSRETKPKKQDKKDIFIKQRESSLRERLGTSVTIKQSKKKGKIEIEFFSKEDLERILDLIDQENISS